In the genome of Pseudopipra pipra isolate bDixPip1 chromosome 4, bDixPip1.hap1, whole genome shotgun sequence, one region contains:
- the LOC135413779 gene encoding inositol 1,4,5-trisphosphate receptor-interacting protein-like 1, translating into MDSALVLLLAVLAVLPKPTHDRPSDAVAAERMKRRQIFLEEKMSELWEEIAWRRALEKVPLLWILQHWLFWVAAAAVLCWLAWRRQRDSWRGEEEEELGAAAGAVRPFPELSRSPLQELPYMGRTLKKLVRDLLEVCQVLSQSTFMPELHPATRKQGTIESWSDLGHQIIYQLVVFLRPPPRHSFQLQPPAGKNVPERCSNIRVVLECSCSSTTGEASCFVHPTHDAQPSRLLRTLCTDSHLEVEKVAGWVQDLVEAAWERLPQWHDWQLQLLPSSRSCRLLLTGPCEVQLCAELLLALRQGRPGNFLVLE; encoded by the coding sequence atggattcagcacttgtgctcctcctggctgtgctggccgtcCTGCCCAAGCCGACCCACGATCGTCCGAGCGATGCAGTCGCTGCGGAGCGGATGAAGAGACGGCAGATTTTTCTCGAGGAGAAGATGAgcgagctgtgggaggaaatcGCGtggaggagggccctggaaaaagttccactcctgtggatcttgcagcactggctcttctgggtggctgcagcagctgtgctctgctggctggcctggcGCCGTCAGCGGGACAGCtggcgaggagaggaggaagaagagctgggcgcagcagccggggccgtcaggcctttcccagagctcagccggtcaccgctgcaggaactgccctaCATGGGCCGcaccctgaagaagctggtgcgggacctgctggaggtgtgccaggtgctctcccagagcaccttcatgccagagctgcacccgGCCACCCGGAAGCAGGGCACCATCGAGTCCTGGAGTGACCTGGGCCACCAAATCATCTACCAGCTGGTGGTCTTCCTGAGGCCACCCCCCAGgcactctttccagctgcagccgcccgccGGCAAGAACGTgccagagaggtgctccaacatCCGGGTGGTGCTGGAGTGCTCGTGCTCCAGCACGACGGGGGAGGCGTCGTGCTTTGTCCACCCCACGCACGACGCTCAGCCCTCGCGCCTGCTCCGCACCCTCTGCACGGACTCCCACTTGGAGGTGGAGAAAGTCGCCGGCtgggtgcaggacttggtggaagcagcctgggagcgTTTGCCCCAGTGGCATgactggcagctccagctgctgccctcctcccgctcctgcaggctcctgctgaccGGCCCCTGCGAGGTGCAGCTCTgcgctgagctgctcttggcgctgcggcagggccggccaggcaacttcctggtgctggaatag
- the LOC135413612 gene encoding inositol 1,4,5-trisphosphate receptor-interacting protein-like 1, giving the protein MDSALVLLLAVLAVLPKPTHDRPSDAVAAERMKRRQIFLEEKMSELWEEIAWRRALEKVPLLWILQHWLFWVAAAAVLCWLAWRRQRDSWRGEEEEELGAAAGAVRPFPELSRSPLQELPYMGRTLKKLVRDLLEVCQVLSQSTFMPELHPATRKQGTIESWSDLGHQIIYQLVVFLRPPPRHSFQLQPPAGKNVPERCSNIRVVLECSCSSTTGETSCFVHPTHDAQPSRLLRTLCTDSHLEVEKVAGWVQDLVEAAWERLPQWHDWQLQLLPSSRSCRLLLTGPCEVQLCAELLLALRQGRPGNFLVLE; this is encoded by the coding sequence atggattcagcacttgtgctcctcctggctgtgctggccgtcCTGCCCAAGCCGACCCACGATCGTCCGAGCGATGCAGTCGCTGCGGAGCGGATGAAGAGACGGCAGATTTTTCTCGAGGAGAAGATGAgcgagctgtgggaggaaatcGCGtggaggagggccctggaaaaagttccactcctgtggatcttgcagcactggctcttctgggtggctgcagcagctgtgctctgctggctggcctggcGCCGTCAGCGGGACAGCtggcgaggagaggaggaagaagagctgggcgcagcagccggggccgtcaggcctttcccagagctcagccggtcaccgctgcaggaactgccctaCATGGGCCGcaccctgaagaagctggtgcgggacctgctggaggtgtgccaggtgctctcccagagcaccttcatgccagagctgcacccgGCCACCCGGAAGCAGGGCACCATCGAGTCCTGGAGTGACCTGGGCCACCAGATCATCTACCAGCTGGTGGTCTTCCTGAGGCCACCCCCCAGgcactctttccagctgcagccgcccgccGGCAAGAACGTgccagagaggtgctccaacatCCGGGTGGTGCTGGAGTGCTCGTGCTCCAGCACGACGGGGGAGACGTCGTGCTTTGTCCACCCCACGCACGACGCTCAGCCCTCGCGCCTGCTCCGCACCCTCTGCACGGACTCCCACTTGGAGGTGGAGAAAGTCGCCGGCtgggtgcaggacttggtggaagcagcctgggagcgTTTGCCCCAGTGGCATgactggcagctccagctgctgccctcctcccgctcctgcaggctcctgctgaccGGCCCCTGCGAGGTGCAGCTCTgcgctgagctgctcttggcgctgcggcagggccggccaggcaacttcctggtgctggaatag